A stretch of the Lepidochelys kempii isolate rLepKem1 chromosome 15, rLepKem1.hap2, whole genome shotgun sequence genome encodes the following:
- the CRYBA4 gene encoding beta-crystallin A4, with protein MSQHCTKFSGLWKMVVWDEAFFQGRKKEFTAECYDVRECGFQTVRSFKIESGAWAGFEHVGFQGQQFVLERGEYPRWEAWSGSHAYHVERMSSFRPIACANHRDSKMTVFEWENFLGRKGELSDDYPSLPAMGWGSSAVSSFRAHSGAWVCSQFPGYRGFQYILECDRHAGEYKHFRELGSHVQTSQVQSIRRIQQ; from the exons ATGAGCCAACACTGCACTAAGTTTTCTGGCCTCTGGAAG ATGGTGGTGTGGGATGAGGCATTCTTCCAGGGCCGGAAGAAGGAGTTCACCGCTGAGTGCTATGACGTGAGGGAGTGTGGCTTCCAGACAGTCCGCTCCTTCAAGATTGAGAGTGGCGC GTGGGCAGGCTTTGAGCACGTGGGCTTCCAGGGTCAGCAGTTCGTTCTGGAGCGAGGTGAGTACCCTCGCTGGGAGGCCTGGAGCGGCAGCCATGCCTACCACGTGGAGAGGATGAGCTCCTTCCGCCCCATCGCCTGTGCT AATCACCGGGACAGCAAGATGACGGTCTTCGAGTGGGAGAACTTCCTGGGGCGGAAAGGGGAGCTGAGCGACGACTACCCTTCGCTGCCAGCCATGGGCTGGGGGAGCAGCGCGGTGAGCTCCTTCCGCGCTCACTCTGGAGC CTGGGTCTGCTCCCAGTTCCCTGGGTACCGGGGCTTCCAGTACATCCTGGAGTGCGACCGTCACGCGGGCGAATACAAGCACTTCCGGGAGTTGGGCTCCCACGTGCAGACCTCCCAGGTTCAGTCCATCCGGAGGATCCAGCAGTGA